In the genome of Bacteroidales bacterium, the window CGTTAAGAAGGCCTTTGCCGGTGCGGAGTTTGTGATTCTTATGGATCATTTTCTTCATTCCTCGGCTAAACTGGCTGATGCCATTCTGCCGGCCGCCACTTACGCCGAATCATCAGGCACTCTTGTAAATAACGAAGGAAGGGCTCAGCGATTTTACCCTGTTCTTCCCGATCATCATGAAGCGAAGGAAAGCTGGAAATGGCTGGATCAGCTAAAGCAAATCACTTCAAATGAAAGTGAAAAAATCATTCATTTCGACGACCTTGTTGAAACGATGACGCAGTATTACCCCGACTTTGTTCCTATCCGAAAGAGCCTGCCAAACTCGGCAATCCGGTACTTCAATGAAAAAATTGCACGACAGACACAACGATATAGCGGAAGAACTGCTATAACGGCCAATATAAGCGTGAGCGAACCTAAGCCACCGGAGGATGATGATTCGCCGTTGAAATTCAGCATGGAAGGCTTCATGGGTGTGCCGCCTGCAAATCTGACCCCTTATTACTGGTGGCCGGGATGGAATTCGCCACAGGCAATAAACAAATACCTTGATGAACCAAACGGTTCCAACAGGAATTTCGATCCGGGTATCCGGCTGATCGAAGGCAACGCATCACAGCGAATCGTATACAAAACGGATGTTCCGAAAAAGAATTCTCCTGAAAAAGGAACCCTGCAATTGTTTGCGGTGGCTGCGATTTTTGGTTCCGAAGAGTTGAGTGCCCGCGGAGTGGCAATATCCAGCCGCATCCCGGAACCATTTATCCTGATCAGTTCAAAACAAAAGGATACGGCCGGAATACAGGATGACACTTCTGTGCAGGTGACCCTTAATAATACAATCCTTACATTAAAAGTTAAAACCGATGATTCCATGCCTGAAGGTGCCGCCGGAATTTCATGGCCATTGCCGGGTTTACCGTTTCTGAACCTGCCGGCAACAGGAAAAATAATAACGGGTAATTCAAACAATACAAAATGACGGTATGAATTATATATTCATCATAATCGGTGTGTTGATGATTGCTCTTAACCTGGCGGCCGGACTGATCTGGGTAGAGCGAAGGCTGCTGGCATTGTTCCAGGACCGTTACGGCCCCAACCGTGTAGGTCCGTTAGGATTGCTGCAGGTTGTAGCTGATGTGATCAAGATCTTTTTCAAGGAAGACTGGATCCCTCCGTTTGCCGACAAGGCTGTTTTTATAATAGCCCCGGGAATCCTCATTGCCACGATCCTGCTTACATTTGCGGTCATCCCCTTCACCGGCAGTTTTTATATTCTTGATTCAAACATTGCCATCCTTTTCTTCCTGGGAAATTCATCGCTTGGTGTTTACAGCATCGTGCTGGGCGGCTGGGCTTCGAATAACAAATATTCGCTTCTCGGCTCAATCCGTGCTTCGGCCCAGATGCTAACGTATGAAGTTTTTATGGGACTGTCACTCGTTGGCGTGATCATGATGGCCGATAGTTTCAACCTGCGCCAGATTGTGGAAGCCCAGAAAAACGGGTGGTTCATCATACCGCAGTTCGTCAGTTTTGTAATCTTTTTCATAGCGGGAATCGCAGAAACCCACCGGACGCCTTTCGATATACCTGAAGCGGAAGGAGAGCTCGTTGCAGGTTATCATTCAGAATACTCGGGAATGAAATTCGGTATGTTTTTCGTGGGTGAATACCTGGGCGTAACACTCATTTCAACCCTGATCACCACGCTGTTTTTCGGCGGCTGGCTTGGCCCGGCATTCCTTCCTCCGGCATTCTGGTTTTTCCTCAAAACAGGTTTCTTTATTTTCCTTTTCATACTCATCAGGGCGTCACTGCCCCGACCCAGGTATGACCAGCTGATGGAGCTGGGATGGAAAATACTGTTACCGCTTGTTTTGTTAAATATTCTCATTACAGGTGCAATCTTGTTAATCCGATAGTATGATCAGTATTTTAAGAAGCATATGGTATACATTCCTGCATGCGTTTCACAAACGTGAAACAGTGGGATATCCTGAGAACAAGCCTTATCTGCCTCCGCGATACCGCGGACGTATTGTGCTCACCCGTGATCCGGACGGAAAAGAACGGTGTGTAGCCTGTAACTTATGTGCGGCGGCATGCCCTGTCGACTGCATAGCGCTTCAGGCAACTGAGGACAAGGACGGCCGTCGATACCCCGAGTTTTTCAGGATCAATTTTTCAAGGTGCAT includes:
- the nuoH gene encoding NADH-quinone oxidoreductase subunit NuoH, which translates into the protein MNYIFIIIGVLMIALNLAAGLIWVERRLLALFQDRYGPNRVGPLGLLQVVADVIKIFFKEDWIPPFADKAVFIIAPGILIATILLTFAVIPFTGSFYILDSNIAILFFLGNSSLGVYSIVLGGWASNNKYSLLGSIRASAQMLTYEVFMGLSLVGVIMMADSFNLRQIVEAQKNGWFIIPQFVSFVIFFIAGIAETHRTPFDIPEAEGELVAGYHSEYSGMKFGMFFVGEYLGVTLISTLITTLFFGGWLGPAFLPPAFWFFLKTGFFIFLFILIRASLPRPRYDQLMELGWKILLPLVLLNILITGAILLIR
- the nuoI gene encoding NADH-quinone oxidoreductase subunit NuoI, which gives rise to MISILRSIWYTFLHAFHKRETVGYPENKPYLPPRYRGRIVLTRDPDGKERCVACNLCAAACPVDCIALQATEDKDGRRYPEFFRINFSRCIFCGFCEEACPTYAIQLTPDFEMSEYDRQNLVYEKENLLIDGQGKYHGYNYYRVAGVDMGVKKKGQGDEEDPPVDIKSLIH